A window from Solanum stenotomum isolate F172 chromosome 7, ASM1918654v1, whole genome shotgun sequence encodes these proteins:
- the LOC125871836 gene encoding metal tolerance protein 2-like isoform X2, with amino-acid sequence MVARFITSNLNRIRKAYSASTTLSRHNYDFTSLCSSPYLQLDDDDSATRVVNPSFMLQKRWHTGDSHSHHHDHHDLRSGKDGERIFRLGLAADIGLAASKAFTGYVCGSTAIIADAAHSISDVVLSGVSLLSFQAARVPKDKEHPYGHGKFETLGALGISGVLLATAGGIGWHALDVLLGLWSAAPEVFNQSMTHQHVHEQHHHGIDMDHPILALSVTILSIAVKEGLYWITKREGERVGSGLMKANAWHHRADAVSSFVALIGVGGSILGVRILDPLAGLAVAGMIMKAGLETGYQSVLELVDAAIPSHILEPFKHTILQVDGVEGCSHLRGRRAGSYLYLDVIVEVDPFSSVSAAHEIGENVSREIQRLHPEIAEVFIHIEPSTIHIPPAVVSQQRTANTMDADIENIVRHILSTNFSQCARSFSWIP; translated from the exons ATGGTAGCTAGATTCATCACAAGCAATCTCAATCGAATACGAAAAGCCTACTCAGCATCAACAACTCTCAGTAGGCACAACTACGATTTCACTTCTCTATGTTCTTCTCCGTATTTGCAATTGGATGATGACGATTCAGCTACACGTGTTGTGAATCCGAGTTTCATGCTGCAGAAGAGATGGCATACGGGcgattcacattctcatcatcATGATCATCACGATCTCCGCTCCGGTAAGGACGGCGAGAGGATTTTTCGGCTTGGACTTGCTGCTGACATTGGCCTCGCCGCTAGTAAAGCTTTTACAGGTTATGTATGTGGAAGCACCGCCATTATTGCTGATGCGGCTCATTCTATCTCCGATGTG GTTCTGAGTGGTGTATCATTGCTGTCCTTTCAAGCTGCAAGGGTTCCCAAGGACAAAGAACATCCTTATG GACATGGTAAATTTGAGACTCTTGGAGCTCTTGGAATTTCTGGTGTGCTATTGGCTACTGCTGGTGGCATAGGATGGCATGCTTTAGATGTTTTGCTG GGATTGTGGTCTGCAGCGCCTGAAGTTTTTAATCAGTCAATGACTCATCAGCACGTGCATGAGCAACATCACCATGGAATTGATATGGATCACCCTATCCTTGCTTTGAGTGTGACGATACTCTCTATAGCTGTTAAAGAAGG ATTATACTGGATAACAAAACGAGAGGGAGAAAGGGTTGGCAGTGGGCTAATGAAAGCCAATGCCTGGCATCATCGTGCCGATGCAGTATCTTCTTTTGTTGCTCTCATAGGGGTTG GTGGTTCTATCCTTGGAGTGAGGATCCTGGATCCACTTGCTGGGCTGGCTGTTGCAGGCATGATCATGAAGGCTGGACTTGAAACTGGATATCAGAG TGTCTTGGAATTGGTTGATGCTGCTATTCCTTCGCATATCCTAGAGCCTTTCAAGCACACAATTCTACAAGTTGACGGAGTTGAG GGTTGTAGTCACCTGAGAGGAAGGAGGGCTGGTTCATATCTCTATCTTGATGTCATAGTTGAG GTTGATCCCTTTTCTAGTGTAAGTGCTGCGCATGAGATCGGGGAAAACGTCAGCCGCGAAATCCAGCGATTGCATCCCGAAATAGCTGAAGTCTTCATTCACATAG AACCATCAACTATACACATTCCACCCGCTGTTGTGTCTCAACAGAGAACTGCTAACACAATGGATGCAGACATTGAAAATATAGTTCGCCACATTTTATCTACAAACTTTTCTCAG TGTGCACGTAGTTTCTCTTGGATCCCTTGA
- the LOC125871836 gene encoding metal tolerance protein 2-like isoform X1: MVARFITSNLNRIRKAYSASTTLSRHNYDFTSLCSSPYLQLDDDDSATRVVNPSFMLQKRWHTGDSHSHHHDHHDLRSGKDGERIFRLGLAADIGLAASKAFTGYVCGSTAIIADAAHSISDVVLSGVSLLSFQAARVPKDKEHPYGHGKFETLGALGISGVLLATAGGIGWHALDVLLGLWSAAPEVFNQSMTHQHVHEQHHHGIDMDHPILALSVTILSIAVKEGLYWITKREGERVGSGLMKANAWHHRADAVSSFVALIGVGGSILGVRILDPLAGLAVAGMIMKAGLETGYQSVLELVDAAIPSHILEPFKHTILQVDGVEGCSHLRGRRAGSYLYLDVIVEVDPFSSVSAAHEIGENVSREIQRLHPEIAEVFIHIEPSTIHIPPAVVSQQRTANTMDADIENIVRHILSTNFSQKMIVERVTPHLLQGQVLLQVEVSMPPDLLIRDAIKVAEEAEKLIIEAAPNIVHVCIQLRLGRSMPESYHKLVESTSRGLVYT, encoded by the exons ATGGTAGCTAGATTCATCACAAGCAATCTCAATCGAATACGAAAAGCCTACTCAGCATCAACAACTCTCAGTAGGCACAACTACGATTTCACTTCTCTATGTTCTTCTCCGTATTTGCAATTGGATGATGACGATTCAGCTACACGTGTTGTGAATCCGAGTTTCATGCTGCAGAAGAGATGGCATACGGGcgattcacattctcatcatcATGATCATCACGATCTCCGCTCCGGTAAGGACGGCGAGAGGATTTTTCGGCTTGGACTTGCTGCTGACATTGGCCTCGCCGCTAGTAAAGCTTTTACAGGTTATGTATGTGGAAGCACCGCCATTATTGCTGATGCGGCTCATTCTATCTCCGATGTG GTTCTGAGTGGTGTATCATTGCTGTCCTTTCAAGCTGCAAGGGTTCCCAAGGACAAAGAACATCCTTATG GACATGGTAAATTTGAGACTCTTGGAGCTCTTGGAATTTCTGGTGTGCTATTGGCTACTGCTGGTGGCATAGGATGGCATGCTTTAGATGTTTTGCTG GGATTGTGGTCTGCAGCGCCTGAAGTTTTTAATCAGTCAATGACTCATCAGCACGTGCATGAGCAACATCACCATGGAATTGATATGGATCACCCTATCCTTGCTTTGAGTGTGACGATACTCTCTATAGCTGTTAAAGAAGG ATTATACTGGATAACAAAACGAGAGGGAGAAAGGGTTGGCAGTGGGCTAATGAAAGCCAATGCCTGGCATCATCGTGCCGATGCAGTATCTTCTTTTGTTGCTCTCATAGGGGTTG GTGGTTCTATCCTTGGAGTGAGGATCCTGGATCCACTTGCTGGGCTGGCTGTTGCAGGCATGATCATGAAGGCTGGACTTGAAACTGGATATCAGAG TGTCTTGGAATTGGTTGATGCTGCTATTCCTTCGCATATCCTAGAGCCTTTCAAGCACACAATTCTACAAGTTGACGGAGTTGAG GGTTGTAGTCACCTGAGAGGAAGGAGGGCTGGTTCATATCTCTATCTTGATGTCATAGTTGAG GTTGATCCCTTTTCTAGTGTAAGTGCTGCGCATGAGATCGGGGAAAACGTCAGCCGCGAAATCCAGCGATTGCATCCCGAAATAGCTGAAGTCTTCATTCACATAG AACCATCAACTATACACATTCCACCCGCTGTTGTGTCTCAACAGAGAACTGCTAACACAATGGATGCAGACATTGAAAATATAGTTCGCCACATTTTATCTACAAACTTTTCTCAG AAGATGATTGTTGAGCGTGTGACTCCACATCTACTGCAAGGACAGGTTTTACTTCAAGTGGAAGTTTCTATGCCTCCCGATCTCTTGATTAG GGATGCGATAAAAGTTGCAGAAGAAGCAGAAAAATTAATCATAGAGGCAGCACCAAATATTGTTCATGTGTGTATCCAGCTGCGCCTAGGGCGATCCATGCCAGAGTCGTACCACAAATTGGTGGAGAGCACAAGTCGGGGACTTGTATACACTTAA